The genomic segment ATACGAGGTTCATGGAAGCACAAGGAGACGCTGTCGCAGCTGCATAAGGACTGTGTTGATCGAATCCAGAATGAGAATCCTATCGGGAGCTTTGTTGGCTCTCGGAGCCAGCATCAGTCTCGCTTTCTCATGGGCACTCACAATAGCAGCGGCGAAGAGTCCGCTGCCCAGCTCAACCGTAAAAGAGTGTACAGGTACCGCTGGAATCGAACTAAACTTTCCAACAGATGGCACGACCGCCCAGTTCAAGTGCAGTTCCAAATTCAAAAAGTTAGTTCCTTCCGATACCAAATATGTATACGAAGAGCCCGTAGTTCCCACAGTCGACCGCGCGGCTCTACACAGAAGTGAGGTTGGCGCAACGGAGGAAGACCCTCCGGGTCATACGAAAAAGCTTCTCACCAGCTTGTATGAACGCGCTACCCTGACGGGCAGCTCTGAAGAAGATAATATTTACACGCTTCAAATTCCCAAAGAGTCCCGTGTTACCGAAAAGGTCTTGAAGGTTTTCTGCAAGGACGACGCAAATGATGAGATAAGGGAGTTGCAGGGCTACTGTCCTGTTACGATTACAGTTCCCAAAAATACCGACGACGACGTCGAGAACGATGATTCTTCCGATACCGAACAGCTTCCAGACGACGTCGTTACCTGTACAGCACGTAGTCGGAACCCGAAAGTCACTGTTTCCAAAGATAACCAAAGGGTTCAACTCATCTGCGGTCCCAAAGACACGTCATCATTGAAACCAGACGGTGCCCTCCATGTTTTTGACAACAAGAATGGTAAGTGTAATGAACAAGCTACCCTCTCCGAACTGGTTCCCGGGGCAACGCGCTCCGATAAAGACTCTGGAAATGGGGCATACACAGTGACCTTCCCCA from the Toxoplasma gondii ME49 chromosome IX, whole genome shotgun sequence genome contains:
- the SRS37B gene encoding SAG-related sequence SRS37B (encoded by transcript TGME49_210330~Gene product name based on ToxoDB Community Expert Annotation.~Signal peptide predicted by SignalP 2.0 HMM (probability 0.999) with cleavage site probability 0.261 at residue 28~Predicted trans-membrane domain (TMHMM2.0):4-27) codes for the protein MRILSGALLALGASISLAFSWALTIAAAKSPLPSSTVKECTGTAGIELNFPTDGTTAQFKCSSKFKKLVPSDTKYVYEEPVVPTVDRAALHRSEVGATEEDPPGHTKKLLTSLYERATLTGSSEEDNIYTLQIPKESRVTEKVLKVFCKDDANDEIRELQGYCPVTITVPKNTDDDVENDDSSDTEQLPDDVVTCTARSRNPKVTVSKDNQRVQLICGPKDTSSLKPDGALHVFDNKNGKCNEQATLSELVPGATRSDKDSGNGAYTVTFPKLPSEKQALCYSCSASGHPGLLRTEPCQIHIEVSAATTATTTMPTTSDAVTRVQAALGQTTAGVLFASIVGVACLA